In the Commensalibacter nepenthis genome, CCGCGCCATGTTTCACTGAAAACACCATGCCAAGTCGTTATAAAATGTATTTTCGTATTTTTAACAGCCAACCAAACCGACCATGCAGGCGCTCTTGACCTGACGTGAACAATATCAACTTTATATTCGTTGATAATTTTTTTGATTGCAAATTGGTTTTTCCAAATCACCAAAGGATTTTTTGAATTCAAAGGTAATCGAATATGGATTGCCCCCATACGCTCTAATGATTGTTTCCAAACCCCATCAGCACTTGCAACAAGTGCAACACCACCCGCATTCAAGATGGCTTGTGCAATTTCAATAGTACCTCGTTCGACCCCACCTGTGTTTAACGCAGGTAAAACTTGTAAAATAACAGGTTTATCAAACATCATACATCGATCCGAATAGCCTAGAAATCTAAGTCAGCATAATGTTTAGGGGGGATGACACCACTGACACGGTCATTTAATAACGCACGAAAACTAGGACGTGACTTGATCCTTGCATACCAATCTTTTACCGCAGGATTTTTTTCCCAATTCACATCACCAATATAATCTAACGCAGACAAATGCGCCGCAGCAGCAAAATCAGCCATAGACAAATTACTACCAGCCAACCACACTCTATTTTCTGTAAGTAACGCTATATAGTTTAAATGAAACTTAATATTTTCATAACCTTCTCTTAATGCTTGTGCATTAGGATTATTATTACCAAAGAAACGTTTGAATGTTTTTTCATATAATAAATTATGGGTCACTTCACGGTTAAATTTACAATCAAACCACGCTGTCAAACGACGAGCTTCGACACGTTCAGCAAGCGTACGCCCCATTAATGAAGTATCAGGATAGGCTTCTTCTAAATATTCACAAATTGCATAAGAGTCAGGAATCGTCAACCCTGTTTCCTCAACCAAAACAGGCACCATTCCAGCAGGATTAATGGCAATAAATTCTGGTCTTCTTTTCCAAACCATTTCTGTCATGAGTTCAAAAGATAAACGCTTTTCCGCCATGATAAGACGAATTTTACGACTAAAAGGGCAAAGAGGTAGATGATATAATATACGCATATAACTGAGCCATTTTTTCTAGAATATCATGAACAAACGAGAATATTGAATTTCACTCTGAAATTTAATCTTTCTATCACTATTACCACCAGTAATCCAATAAAATATTTCCTTCAACTTGAAACTTGCAAAATATCAACGGTTAAAAACCGTCTATTTCTTGTAATTTGTAAAATTATAGATAATTAAGTGACAAAAAAATATAAAATGAATATAAAGATTAATTTTAATTTTTATCTACCAAAAAATATTATAAGTTATTTTTATTTCTTTTTCTGCTTGTATAATAGGAATTATTATTCGTGTCAGACACTTCCCCATCTCTTCCTCAAATACGCATCAGAGGTCGATCTTTTTTATCCTTGGTTCTTACACCAGAGAGCCCTTTGCCAAATTGGCTTGCCAGCTTGGATAAACAACTTGAACGTTCTTCATTCTTTTTCTTAGGCAAACCTGTGATTCTAAATCTTGAACTTCTTTCTGGTCAAGAAGAAGGGCTGGAAAATTTACATCTGGCGTTGTCACAAAGAAATATCCAGATTATCAGTGTTGAAGGGGGTTCCTCAACATGGGAAAAATTAAAAAACTGGCCAAAAACATTTATTTTTGGCAATGGAAAAAATATCGATAATCTCGATATGCCAGCAAACCCACAGGCACCCAATACACCCACCCCATGTCTGATTATTGATGAACAAATTCGATCAGGGCAAAGCGTTTTATTTCCAGAGGGGGATGTAATCATCACGAGTTCTGTGGCTTCTGGTACAGAGATTGTTGCAGGGGGATCTATTCATGTCTATGGTGCTTTGCGTGGCAGAGCCATTGCAGGAATTAGTGGGCAACCTAAGGCCAGAATTTTTGCTTATCAACTAGAGGCAGAATTAATGGCGATTGATGGATATTATATGACAGCCGAAGAAATAGAGAGCCATTTTAGTATGAAAGCCGCACAAGTATATTTGGATAAGGATGTTATGACGGTCGCACCTCTATTAAAAATAAAATGATATCACAATTTAATTGTTAGTCTCTATTATAATTCTACAATATATAATAAAATGTTTCTAAACCGCAAATAATAAGGGAAATAATATGGCAAAGGTAATTGTTGTTACCTCTGGAAAAGGTGGCGTTGGAAAAACAACATCGACTGCTGCAATCGGTGCAGCCTTGGCACAAACAGGACAAAATGTCGTTGTTATTGATTTCGACGTTGGGCTTAGAAATCTTGACCTTGTTATGGGTGCTGAACGACGTGTTGTTTTTGATTTTGTCAACGTTATCCAAGGCGAAGCCGCATTATCTCAAGCATTAATCAAAGATAAACGTGTAGAAACACTTTATATCCTCGCAGCGTCCCAAACACGTGACAAAGATGCCTTAACCGAAGAAGGTGTTGGAAAAGTCATCGCAGAGTTAAAAGAAAAATTCGATTGGATTATTTGTGACAGTCCCGCAGGCATTGAACGCGGTGCTAAAATGGCAATGCATTTTGCCGATGAAGCCATTATTATTACCAATCCAGAAGTATCATCGGTACGCGATAGCGATCGTATTATTGGTATTTTAGACAGCACAACAGACAAAGCACAAAGAGGGGAAAAGATTCCTAAACATCTTTTAATCACTCGTTATGCCGCCAGCCGTGCTAGTCGTGGTGATATGTTAAATACAGATGATATTCTAGAGATTCTCTCTATTCCTTTAATTGGTATTATTCCAGAAAGTGAAGATGTTTTAAAAGCATCTAACCTTGGATCGCCAATCACGTTATCTGCACCCAACTCCCCTGCAGCGCGTGCATATTCAGAGGCTGTGAAACGTTTACAAGGTGAAAAAATTGAAGTCACCGTCCCTACTGATAAGAAAGGATTCTTTGACTGGTTAATCGGAAGGAATAAATCATGAGCTTTTTTTCAAATTTCTTTGCTAAAAAAAATACAGCCCCAGTTGCCAAGGATCGATTGCAAATTCTTTTAGCTCATGAACGTTCTTCAAGAACGGGCAACTCTGATCTTTTACAAAAACTACAAAAAGAAATTATGGAAGTCATTCAAAAACATATTTCCATCGATCAAGAAAAAATCCATGTTAAGGTCGATAGAGGAAATGATTTCTCTACGCTGGAAATTGATATTGAAGTCCCTCAGCAAAATCAGTCTAATACTTAATTGCATGAGCCACATACTTCCTTGAAATATAAAGCCAGATAAACAATAAGTTATCTGGCTTTTTTATTTTTATTATGCCGTTACGATCCTAGTCGTCTATATTTTTATCAAGCTCTTTCAAGCCTCTGGGTCCATAATTAAATGCTGCAACCATGTTTGCAGACGATTGAACTGCTTTTGGAATATCCAACGGATCAAACATAACTTCGATCAAACATAATTCCTGACCTGCGACTTGATCTGCATCATTTAATGCATTTTCAAACTCTTCTTCGGTATTGACCTGACGATAGAAGAATTCTTTTCCATCACTAAACGCATCAAATAACTGGAGATAATTCCAATTAGGAACATCATTATATTTAGAATGAAAGCCCATAATCGCCCGTTCGATTGTATAGCCTCTATTATTAATCAAGAAAATAATAGGTTTTAAGTCGTGCTCAAAGAACGAAGAAACTTCTTGTGCTGTTAATTGAAAAGACCCATCACCAATAAAGATCACTTGACGACGGTCAGGCTTTGCCATCAAAGAACCAAATAATGCCGGTAATGAATATCCGATCGATAACCACAAAGGTTGGCTGATGATCGTAATACCAGAAGGCATATCTAAAATCTTCACACCACGCATTGAAGTACCCGCTTCGGTTACAACCACGTCATGTGGTTTAATAAAGCTCTCAACACGTTGCCAGAAACGATTTTGAATTAATTTTTCATCTTTGACTGGCTTCCAAACCTCTTTGCCTTTTGGGGAACTGGATTGCCAATTTTTATATTTCTTAGGAGGCGTAATTTTTGATAAGCGTTCCAATAATTCAATCGCTGAAACACCTTCATACACTTCATGACCAATAATTGTTCTAAAAGGGCGAATATTAATCATATTTTCTGGAACATGTTGGGTAAAATAGCTAGAGTTACTATCTGTAAACTTAACATTTAACCCAAATAAGCAATCTGATTGTTCAATCGCCGCTTTGACTGTATCAGAAGAAGAACACCCACTGTATCCGCCAATCCATTGAGGGTGATCGCCATCCAATACACATTGTGCCGCAGATAACGTTGCAAATGGAATTTGAAGATTTTCGATCATGGATTGGCTTAAATCACGCAAACCAAAGCGATCCAACGCCATCCCTAATAAAGCAGAAGGATTCTCTGCCTTAGCCAGTTTTTCCTCAATGGATTCAACAACAGCATTTAATTGTTGTAAATCGCTGGTTTGCTGACGCAAAGATAATTTTTCGTTATAAACGTCAATTTCAAAAAAAGTAATATCAGATGGTATTTGTAGATAAACAGGACGTTTCTTACGAACACAAGCACGTAAAACACGGTCAATTTCTTCAACAGCATTTTGTGGGGTAATTCTTGCCTGAGCCACAGTAAAAGGACGATAGCAGCTCATCACATCCTCGAAATTGCCCTCAGCTGTTGTATGGTGCAAAGAACGTCGACGATACATACTATTTAAAGGAGGTGCACCCGTAATACAAACAATTGGAACATACTCTGCATATGCCCCCGCAATCCCATTAATCGCACTGAGATCACCAACCCCATATGTGGTCAACAAAGCAGAGATCCCATTCAATCGGGCGTAACCATCTGCGGCATAAGCACCATTCAGCTCATTACGCGTCCCAACGAATTTAATATCGTTTCTTCTTTCTGTTTGGATTAAAAATTGAAGATTGTAATCTCCAGGAACACCAAGGATATCTTTGATACCAATTTGGGATAATCTATCAAGTAAGAAATCCCCTATAGTCATTTTCATATAGACCTCTCTAATATTTTCTTTTTAATAAAATGAAGATGTTAATTTTGTATTTGTTTTTACTCTAGTCAGAAAGCAAAAGAAAATCACAATTCCGCGCTTATATAGATCGGAATTGTTCGTTTACTATTTATAAAAATTAAAAACTATAAATAATTTTGTGATATTGTTTGTATTGCTTTGACCATTGACGCAACGCCGTTACTGCGATTGGCAGATAATGCCCCCGCCAGCCCCAGATCGGTTATGAAAATAGGGTCAACTCTCACGATTTCAACAGCGTCTCGCCCTGAATAAATGCGTAATAACAACGCAATTAATCCTTTGACGATCACCGCGTCTGAACTCCCTGCAAAAAATAATTTACCATCTTTTTCACAGAAATTGAGCCAAACTTGGCTCTGACAACCCACCACACGAAATTGATCAGTTTGCCATTCGATGGGAAATTCAGGCAATTTTTCACCTAAATCAATCAAATACCGATAACGTTGCATCCAATCATCGAACAATTCTAATTCATCACGAATGGCTTCAATAGCTTCTGCAGCACTATCTTCTTCTGGAACAATAAAAGGATCAGACATTATTCTATCAATCTCGTATGGTATATGGTCAGTCAGGCAAATATTAATTAGAGAATAAAGCGACTGAGGTCACTTTTATTTGCCAAGGAAC is a window encoding:
- a CDS encoding SufE family protein, whose translation is MSDPFIVPEEDSAAEAIEAIRDELELFDDWMQRYRYLIDLGEKLPEFPIEWQTDQFRVVGCQSQVWLNFCEKDGKLFFAGSSDAVIVKGLIALLLRIYSGRDAVEIVRVDPIFITDLGLAGALSANRSNGVASMVKAIQTISQNYL
- a CDS encoding alpha-keto acid decarboxylase family protein, coding for MKMTIGDFLLDRLSQIGIKDILGVPGDYNLQFLIQTERRNDIKFVGTRNELNGAYAADGYARLNGISALLTTYGVGDLSAINGIAGAYAEYVPIVCITGAPPLNSMYRRRSLHHTTAEGNFEDVMSCYRPFTVAQARITPQNAVEEIDRVLRACVRKKRPVYLQIPSDITFFEIDVYNEKLSLRQQTSDLQQLNAVVESIEEKLAKAENPSALLGMALDRFGLRDLSQSMIENLQIPFATLSAAQCVLDGDHPQWIGGYSGCSSSDTVKAAIEQSDCLFGLNVKFTDSNSSYFTQHVPENMINIRPFRTIIGHEVYEGVSAIELLERLSKITPPKKYKNWQSSSPKGKEVWKPVKDEKLIQNRFWQRVESFIKPHDVVVTEAGTSMRGVKILDMPSGITIISQPLWLSIGYSLPALFGSLMAKPDRRQVIFIGDGSFQLTAQEVSSFFEHDLKPIIFLINNRGYTIERAIMGFHSKYNDVPNWNYLQLFDAFSDGKEFFYRQVNTEEEFENALNDADQVAGQELCLIEVMFDPLDIPKAVQSSANMVAAFNYGPRGLKELDKNIDD
- the minC gene encoding septum site-determining protein MinC, whose amino-acid sequence is MSDTSPSLPQIRIRGRSFLSLVLTPESPLPNWLASLDKQLERSSFFFLGKPVILNLELLSGQEEGLENLHLALSQRNIQIISVEGGSSTWEKLKNWPKTFIFGNGKNIDNLDMPANPQAPNTPTPCLIIDEQIRSGQSVLFPEGDVIITSSVASGTEIVAGGSIHVYGALRGRAIAGISGQPKARIFAYQLEAELMAIDGYYMTAEEIESHFSMKAAQVYLDKDVMTVAPLLKIK
- the minD gene encoding septum site-determining protein MinD; this translates as MAKVIVVTSGKGGVGKTTSTAAIGAALAQTGQNVVVIDFDVGLRNLDLVMGAERRVVFDFVNVIQGEAALSQALIKDKRVETLYILAASQTRDKDALTEEGVGKVIAELKEKFDWIICDSPAGIERGAKMAMHFADEAIIITNPEVSSVRDSDRIIGILDSTTDKAQRGEKIPKHLLITRYAASRASRGDMLNTDDILEILSIPLIGIIPESEDVLKASNLGSPITLSAPNSPAARAYSEAVKRLQGEKIEVTVPTDKKGFFDWLIGRNKS
- the fzlA gene encoding FtsZ-binding protein FzlA; translation: MRILYHLPLCPFSRKIRLIMAEKRLSFELMTEMVWKRRPEFIAINPAGMVPVLVEETGLTIPDSYAICEYLEEAYPDTSLMGRTLAERVEARRLTAWFDCKFNREVTHNLLYEKTFKRFFGNNNPNAQALREGYENIKFHLNYIALLTENRVWLAGSNLSMADFAAAAHLSALDYIGDVNWEKNPAVKDWYARIKSRPSFRALLNDRVSGVIPPKHYADLDF
- the minE gene encoding cell division topological specificity factor MinE, translating into MSFFSNFFAKKNTAPVAKDRLQILLAHERSSRTGNSDLLQKLQKEIMEVIQKHISIDQEKIHVKVDRGNDFSTLEIDIEVPQQNQSNT